In Holophagales bacterium, one DNA window encodes the following:
- a CDS encoding OmpA family protein, with protein sequence MRHQTLAFSTLTLLALGTVGCATKEYVSGEVQTVNRRVDTVQTQVEDAQTQLKQHDERLSANAQETQKASKTAQEALDRALAAGKLAEGKFLYETVLSDDKIRFGFNKTELADAAKVALDELAAKLKGENKPVYVEIQGHTDSIGSDDYNYKLGESRAEAVRRYLSLKGMPLHRMSVISYGETSPVADNKTREGRDQNRRVVLVVLQ encoded by the coding sequence ATGCGCCACCAGACCCTTGCCTTCTCGACCTTGACGCTGCTCGCCCTCGGAACCGTCGGCTGCGCCACCAAGGAATACGTCTCCGGCGAAGTCCAGACCGTCAATCGCCGGGTCGACACCGTCCAGACGCAGGTCGAGGACGCCCAGACCCAGCTCAAGCAGCACGACGAACGGCTCTCGGCCAACGCCCAGGAGACGCAGAAGGCCTCGAAGACCGCCCAGGAGGCGCTCGATCGCGCTCTGGCCGCCGGCAAGCTTGCCGAAGGCAAGTTCCTCTACGAGACCGTCCTGTCCGACGACAAGATCCGCTTCGGCTTCAACAAGACCGAGCTCGCCGACGCGGCCAAGGTCGCACTCGACGAGCTGGCCGCCAAGCTCAAGGGCGAGAACAAGCCGGTCTACGTCGAGATCCAGGGTCACACCGACTCGATCGGCAGCGACGACTACAATTACAAGCTGGGTGAGTCGCGGGCCGAGGCGGTACGCCGCTATCTCAGTCTCAAGGGGATGCCGTTGCACCGCATGTCGGTGATCTCCTACGGCGAGACCTCGCCGGTGGCCGACAACAAGACGCGTGAGGGGCGCGATCAGAACCGCCGCGTCGTGCTGGTGGTCCTGCAGTAG
- a CDS encoding VWA domain-containing protein, with the protein MSTIVSPSRPEAAGQSSFWSGRRTGLVRLGVVMAAGVLLAAAAPPTAPVPPPAKLPVFAEEVSVGWVLVPVVVRGRGGYVRDLEAGDFRLQVDGRPVKIRELERRSEAPWSIVVLQDVSGSMAEADKLEASRQALGLFLDRAIPGDELAVASFAGGATRVEVPFTEDLGAVREAMDAWEAYGTTALHDAIARLPEIASAARHPKRAALLITDGVDNASLLSATQAREVVRQAELPVYVLGLSTGDPFQLDPSGAKLFRYADALNLLASLTGGRYHAITGPDAMKEACAAIADDLRYQYVLSFPTAPSGKMVFHRLTVDVPGRKNLRVLTRAGYDGTSPTP; encoded by the coding sequence ATGTCGACCATCGTCTCTCCTTCGCGCCCCGAGGCTGCCGGCCAGTCTAGCTTCTGGTCGGGTCGCCGCACCGGGCTCGTTCGGCTGGGGGTCGTGATGGCCGCCGGCGTCCTCCTCGCTGCGGCCGCACCGCCCACCGCTCCCGTCCCGCCACCTGCCAAGCTCCCGGTGTTCGCCGAGGAGGTGTCGGTCGGTTGGGTGCTGGTGCCGGTCGTGGTGCGAGGTCGAGGTGGCTACGTGCGCGATCTCGAGGCCGGGGACTTCCGACTCCAGGTCGATGGTCGGCCGGTGAAGATCCGCGAGCTCGAGCGCCGCTCCGAGGCCCCGTGGAGCATCGTCGTGCTGCAGGACGTCTCCGGCAGCATGGCGGAAGCCGACAAGCTCGAGGCGAGCCGCCAGGCGCTCGGCCTCTTCCTCGATCGCGCCATCCCGGGCGACGAGCTCGCCGTGGCCTCGTTCGCCGGCGGCGCGACCCGGGTGGAGGTCCCGTTCACCGAGGACCTCGGAGCGGTGCGCGAGGCGATGGACGCCTGGGAGGCCTACGGCACCACCGCCCTGCACGACGCCATCGCTCGTCTGCCCGAGATCGCCAGCGCGGCACGCCATCCGAAGCGGGCGGCGCTGTTGATCACCGACGGCGTCGACAACGCCAGCCTGCTTTCAGCCACTCAGGCCCGCGAGGTGGTCCGCCAGGCCGAGCTCCCGGTCTATGTGCTCGGGTTGTCGACCGGCGACCCCTTCCAGCTCGACCCGAGCGGCGCCAAGCTCTTCCGCTACGCCGATGCGTTGAATCTGCTTGCCAGCCTGACCGGAGGCCGCTACCATGCGATCACCGGGCCCGACGCGATGAAGGAGGCCTGCGCGGCCATCGCCGACGACTTGCGGTATCAGTACGTGCTGAGCTTTCCGACCGCACCTTCCGGCAAGATGGTCTTTCACCGTCTCACGGTCGACGTCCCGGGCCGCAAGAACCTCCGGGTCCTCACCCGGGCGGGGTACGACGGAACATCTCCGACTCCCTGA
- a CDS encoding MBL fold metallo-hydrolase, whose amino-acid sequence MSTRANRLQLGELAIEGSSRAGEETWFRVSPPGLAFDAGRGPLALAGVRQIFLTHGHLDHALGVPYLLSRRALEHPEGRRVYCPAEIADDLRGLIAAAERLERTSYPFELLPLAPGDRVEVGRDLAVEAFASAHVVPGLGYHLLRRRRHLGEAYRDLAAEELVELKRRGVAVEELAEERWLSYCGDTGPQVFDRQPELYESRVLMVECTFLAARHRERAGEFGHLHLEDLVERQERFANEVVVLYHLSRRHRREELEREVARCLPRLAGRIRILLAEP is encoded by the coding sequence ATGAGCACGCGCGCCAACAGACTGCAGCTCGGCGAGCTGGCGATCGAGGGGAGCTCGCGCGCCGGCGAGGAGACCTGGTTCCGCGTCTCGCCGCCGGGGCTCGCCTTCGATGCCGGCCGCGGGCCCCTGGCGCTCGCCGGGGTGCGCCAGATCTTCCTCACCCACGGTCACCTCGACCACGCGCTCGGCGTGCCCTACCTGCTGTCGCGGCGCGCCCTCGAGCATCCGGAGGGGCGGCGCGTCTACTGTCCGGCGGAGATCGCCGACGATCTGCGCGGCTTGATCGCCGCGGCCGAGCGGCTCGAGCGGACCTCGTATCCGTTCGAGCTGCTGCCGCTCGCGCCGGGGGACCGGGTCGAGGTGGGGCGCGACCTGGCCGTCGAGGCGTTCGCCTCTGCCCACGTCGTGCCGGGCCTGGGCTACCATCTGTTGCGCCGTCGCCGGCACCTCGGCGAGGCCTACCGCGACCTCGCCGCCGAGGAGCTGGTCGAGCTCAAGCGGCGCGGCGTGGCCGTCGAAGAGCTGGCCGAAGAGCGCTGGCTCTCCTACTGCGGCGACACCGGACCGCAGGTTTTCGACCGGCAGCCGGAGCTCTACGAGAGCCGCGTGCTGATGGTCGAGTGCACCTTCCTCGCCGCGCGGCACCGCGAGCGGGCGGGGGAGTTCGGTCACCTGCACCTCGAGGACCTCGTCGAGCGACAGGAGCGGTTCGCCAACGAGGTCGTGGTGCTCTATCACCTCAGTCGCCGGCATCGGCGCGAGGAGCTCGAAAGGGAGGTCGCTCGTTGTCTGCCGAGACTCGCCGGACGGATCCGCATCCTGCTCGCCGAACCATGA
- a CDS encoding TRAM domain-containing protein — MSESTVAQRLAELEELELSIDQLVAGGEGLGRFEGIPVFVPRTAPGDRVRVRLVERRPDYARAELLELIAPGPGRREPPCPHFERCGGCDLQHLDDRLQVRLKVLAVAETLKRIAGFELPASGVDIVAGDPWGWRLRCQLHVEESAGGAVVGYFARRSRELVAIDRCPVLVPELEAELATLGRRLPPGGAPRRIDLAAGEPGQITVAPVLAGLPHGDISLRVGGFDYRFDARCFFQGHRGLLGELVERVVGSWTGERAYDLYGGVGLFALPLSRRYRDVVLVEGDRIAARFARLNFRADRRAAGSGAGLPFLPQGEVVAQAVESWIGDGLPAGADRVVVDPPRAGLSGAVLDTLLARRPKRLTYLSCHSATLARDLRRLLSVYDVEQLAFIDLFPQTGHLELLVQLVESDRPSPERVEVEPDATRTPEVGESFLAIERAAKQQREIEARRAARERRMGAPGRGRDRAPAFGSRPERPFKPRREFVIDGPPRREGAPPSGDRRPRREGRPPSGAGSRPERPFKPRREFVIDGPPRREGAPPSGDRPPRREGRPPSGGGSRPERPFKPRREFVIDGPPRREGAPPSGDRPPRREGRSPSGGGSRPDRPFKPRRESRSDVPPRSDRRPPSGDRPPRRDGPGGPPRGGRPPRPAGPGGASGPRRPAGGSRPGFRRRPKDGEEPPES; from the coding sequence ATGAGCGAGAGCACCGTCGCGCAGCGGCTCGCCGAGCTCGAGGAGCTCGAGCTCTCGATCGACCAGTTGGTCGCCGGGGGCGAGGGTCTGGGGCGCTTCGAGGGGATCCCTGTCTTCGTGCCGCGCACGGCGCCCGGCGATCGCGTGCGCGTGCGACTGGTGGAGCGCCGGCCGGACTACGCGCGTGCCGAGCTGCTCGAGCTGATCGCTCCGGGTCCGGGGCGCCGCGAGCCGCCCTGTCCGCATTTCGAACGCTGCGGCGGTTGCGATCTGCAGCATCTCGACGACCGCCTGCAGGTGCGGCTCAAGGTGCTGGCGGTGGCCGAGACACTGAAGCGGATCGCCGGCTTCGAGCTGCCGGCTTCCGGCGTCGACATCGTCGCCGGCGATCCCTGGGGCTGGCGCCTGCGCTGTCAGCTGCACGTCGAGGAGAGCGCGGGCGGTGCCGTCGTCGGCTACTTCGCGCGTCGCAGTCGCGAGCTGGTTGCGATCGACCGCTGCCCGGTGCTGGTGCCGGAGCTCGAGGCCGAGCTGGCGACGCTCGGCCGGCGGCTGCCGCCGGGCGGCGCGCCGCGACGGATCGACCTCGCGGCGGGTGAGCCCGGGCAGATCACCGTGGCGCCGGTGCTCGCCGGACTGCCGCACGGCGACATCTCGCTGCGCGTCGGCGGCTTCGACTACCGCTTCGACGCCCGCTGCTTCTTCCAGGGACATCGCGGTCTGCTCGGCGAGCTGGTCGAACGGGTGGTCGGATCCTGGACCGGTGAGCGCGCCTACGACCTCTACGGCGGTGTCGGACTCTTCGCGCTGCCGCTATCGCGACGCTACCGCGACGTCGTGCTGGTCGAGGGCGACCGGATCGCCGCGCGTTTCGCCCGCCTGAACTTCCGCGCCGATCGCCGCGCGGCGGGCAGCGGTGCGGGCCTGCCCTTCCTGCCGCAGGGCGAGGTCGTGGCGCAGGCGGTGGAATCGTGGATCGGCGACGGCCTGCCCGCCGGCGCCGACCGCGTCGTCGTCGATCCGCCGCGCGCCGGCCTGTCGGGTGCGGTGCTCGACACCCTGCTGGCCCGTCGACCGAAACGTCTGACCTACCTCTCCTGCCACTCGGCGACACTGGCCCGCGATCTTCGCCGCCTGCTCTCCGTCTACGACGTCGAGCAGCTGGCCTTCATCGACCTCTTCCCGCAGACCGGCCATCTCGAGCTGCTGGTTCAGCTCGTCGAGAGCGATCGACCGTCGCCCGAGCGCGTCGAGGTCGAGCCGGATGCGACGCGGACGCCGGAGGTCGGCGAGTCGTTCCTGGCGATCGAACGCGCCGCCAAGCAGCAGCGCGAGATCGAGGCCCGTCGCGCCGCGCGCGAACGGCGGATGGGGGCCCCCGGGCGAGGGAGGGATCGCGCGCCGGCGTTCGGCTCGCGCCCGGAGCGTCCGTTCAAACCGCGTCGCGAGTTCGTGATCGACGGTCCGCCGCGTCGCGAGGGCGCTCCGCCGTCGGGGGATCGCCGGCCGCGTCGCGAGGGACGGCCTCCCTCGGGTGCCGGCTCGCGCCCGGAGCGTCCGTTCAAGCCGCGTCGCGAGTTCGTGATCGACGGTCCGCCGCGTCGCGAGGGTGCTCCGCCGTCGGGGGATCGCCCGCCGCGTCGCGAGGGACGGCCTCCCTCGGGTGGCGGCTCGCGCCCGGAGCGCCCGTTCAAGCCGCGCCGCGAGTTCGTGATCGACGGTCCGCCGCGTCGCGAGGGTGCTCCGCCGTCGGGGGATCGCCCGCCGCGTCGCGAGGGACGGTCTCCCTCGGGCGGTGGCTCGCGCCCGGATCGTCCGTTCAAGCCGCGCCGCGAGTCCCGCAGCGACGTCCCGCCGCGATCCGATCGTCGACCGCCCTCGGGCGATCGCCCGCCGCGTCGGGATGGCCCTGGCGGTCCGCCCCGCGGCGGTCGTCCGCCTCGTCCGGCCGGGCCCGGGGGCGCGTCGGGTCCGCGCCGACCGGCAGGTGGCTCGCGACCGGGGTTCCGTCGCCGCCCGAAGGACGGCGAGGAGCCGCCGGAGAGCTGA
- a CDS encoding 6-carboxytetrahydropterin synthase, with amino-acid sequence MSAPSGYRIELAKEDFKFSAAHFTLFGPEAAERLHGHNYRVSIAVSGPSLDERGLLVDFDRLKRAVRDCCAALDDRILVPTGSDWLAIAIAGGEVEVRYAGRRYVFPESEVVLLPCVNTSVELLARHLWGILSRDLAGLPLDSLAVAVEETAGQRGRYEASLSPD; translated from the coding sequence ATGAGTGCCCCTTCCGGCTACCGCATCGAGCTCGCCAAGGAGGACTTCAAGTTCTCCGCGGCGCATTTCACGCTCTTCGGGCCGGAGGCGGCCGAGCGGTTGCACGGCCACAACTATCGCGTCTCGATCGCCGTGTCCGGCCCGTCGCTCGACGAACGCGGGCTGTTGGTGGATTTCGATCGCCTGAAGCGGGCGGTGCGCGACTGCTGCGCGGCGCTCGACGACCGGATCCTCGTGCCGACCGGGTCGGACTGGCTCGCGATCGCCATCGCCGGGGGTGAGGTGGAGGTGCGCTACGCCGGTCGTCGCTACGTCTTCCCGGAGTCGGAGGTCGTGCTGCTGCCCTGCGTCAACACCTCGGTCGAGCTCCTGGCCCGACATCTCTGGGGGATCCTGTCGCGCGACCTCGCCGGCCTGCCGCTCGATTCGCTGGCGGTTGCGGTCGAGGAGACCGCGGGCCAGCGCGGTCGCTACGAGGCGTCGCTCTCCCCGGACTGA
- a CDS encoding glycosyltransferase → MLIAAALLAAGLLAFAALVAFERHRAPALAPAETESNGGPPLVTVLLPVRDEEADVVACVETLLGQTARPRVRVIDDSSSDRTVERVEGLIASLPAAGRRLEVVSAGDLPEGWRGKVHALDRGLDGVDSPWILTTDADTRHASTVLARALATAQRDGLDLLSLAGHQKVAGLGEALLTPPVFALLDRTLGDWRPQARGTAASPLANGQFLLMRREALGAAGGFAAIRQAALDDVALARAFQSAGRRTGFVRALDLLDVRMYRGLVATWRGWRRNLALIFGHRPGRLWAIVLALAAPGTLALAALAGGAWRPAAILWAGGVAASAILRATSSHPLRHAWLWPWDSFALALLLAVARRDVRRGRLASWKGRPIVPDQSGESDAS, encoded by the coding sequence TTGCTGATCGCCGCCGCGCTCCTCGCGGCGGGCCTGCTGGCATTCGCCGCCCTCGTCGCCTTCGAGCGACACCGTGCCCCGGCGCTCGCTCCGGCCGAGACCGAGTCGAACGGCGGGCCGCCGCTCGTCACCGTCCTGCTGCCGGTGCGCGACGAAGAGGCCGACGTCGTCGCCTGTGTCGAAACGCTCCTCGGCCAGACCGCTCGTCCCCGCGTGCGGGTCATCGACGACAGCTCGAGCGACCGGACCGTCGAGCGGGTGGAAGGGTTGATCGCCTCGCTGCCGGCCGCCGGACGACGGCTGGAGGTGGTCTCCGCCGGCGACCTGCCCGAAGGCTGGCGCGGCAAGGTGCATGCGCTCGACCGCGGCCTCGACGGGGTCGATTCGCCCTGGATTCTCACCACCGACGCGGACACGCGCCACGCCTCCACGGTCCTCGCTCGCGCCCTCGCCACGGCGCAGCGCGACGGTCTCGATCTCCTCTCGCTCGCCGGACACCAGAAGGTGGCGGGCCTCGGCGAGGCCCTGCTGACGCCGCCGGTCTTCGCCCTGCTCGACCGGACACTCGGCGACTGGCGTCCCCAGGCCCGCGGCACGGCCGCCTCCCCGCTCGCCAACGGCCAGTTCCTGCTGATGCGACGCGAGGCGCTCGGCGCGGCTGGGGGTTTCGCCGCCATTCGCCAGGCGGCGCTCGACGACGTGGCGCTGGCGCGTGCGTTCCAGTCGGCGGGACGGCGCACCGGCTTCGTGCGCGCCCTCGACCTGCTCGACGTGCGCATGTACCGCGGGCTCGTCGCCACGTGGCGCGGCTGGCGGCGCAATCTGGCCTTGATCTTCGGCCATCGGCCAGGGCGGCTCTGGGCCATCGTCCTGGCGCTCGCCGCGCCGGGGACCCTCGCGCTCGCGGCGCTCGCCGGCGGCGCGTGGCGACCGGCCGCCATCCTCTGGGCCGGCGGCGTGGCGGCCTCGGCCATCCTGCGAGCGACCAGCTCGCACCCGCTGCGGCACGCCTGGCTCTGGCCTTGGGACAGCTTCGCGCTGGCCCTGCTGCTCGCCGTCGCCCGCCGCGACGTTCGCCGAGGCCGACTCGCCTCCTGGAAGGGGCGGCCGATCGTGCCCGATCAGTCCGGGGAGAGCGACGCCTCGTAG
- a CDS encoding Rdx family protein, producing MIRGRNGVFDVRLDGQIVYSKWETARFPQPGEVVASLRDRLGT from the coding sequence TTGATCCGGGGTCGCAACGGCGTCTTCGACGTGCGCCTCGACGGCCAGATCGTCTACTCGAAGTGGGAAACCGCACGCTTCCCCCAGCCCGGCGAAGTGGTCGCCAGTCTGCGCGACCGCCTGGGAACCTGA
- a CDS encoding class I SAM-dependent methyltransferase produces MTTFAPAPRHPALADALGELPTEPFTEPFHRSVELVERYGGDWALELAARLGLADGLASPADAAELAARRGFAPSFVPALDWILRRLAADRAVAVTPDGRYHAAGELPAPSLAELRSLGLAEDPAIRPTLDLLDLAGGLYPALAQGEAHGERALFGTGNIALWCDYFDNRNPVYAINNRVTAVAVSHRLPGEGPSSVLEVGAGAGSATAALLEELERAGRLGVIGRYEVTEPSAFFRRRGERNSRARFPGVPLRYDTLDINPPLAGEALAGDGFDLIFGVNVLHVARDLPATLAALVGRLKPGGWLVAGECIRLFPGQPVAAELVFLALEGFVNVELDRERRPNPGFLTPEQWLRLFAEAGLSPVEIVPDLTRVRDLYPRFHTGAICGRRVR; encoded by the coding sequence ATGACGACGTTCGCTCCGGCTCCGCGCCACCCCGCCCTTGCTGACGCCCTCGGCGAGCTTCCCACCGAGCCGTTCACCGAGCCGTTCCATCGCTCGGTCGAGCTGGTCGAGCGCTACGGCGGCGACTGGGCGCTCGAGCTCGCCGCTCGCCTCGGTCTCGCCGACGGGCTCGCCTCTCCCGCCGACGCGGCGGAGCTGGCCGCCCGGAGGGGATTCGCCCCCTCGTTCGTGCCGGCGCTCGACTGGATTCTCCGGCGCCTCGCCGCCGACCGAGCGGTCGCCGTCACCCCCGATGGCCGCTACCACGCTGCGGGCGAGCTGCCCGCCCCCTCGCTCGCCGAGTTGCGCTCGCTCGGCCTCGCCGAGGACCCGGCGATCCGCCCGACACTCGACCTGCTCGACCTCGCGGGAGGCTTGTATCCGGCGCTGGCGCAGGGCGAGGCGCACGGCGAGCGCGCCCTCTTCGGCACCGGCAACATCGCCCTCTGGTGCGACTACTTCGACAACCGCAACCCGGTCTACGCGATCAACAATCGGGTCACCGCCGTTGCCGTCTCGCATCGGTTGCCCGGCGAGGGCCCGAGCTCGGTGCTCGAGGTCGGTGCCGGTGCCGGCAGCGCCACCGCCGCCCTGCTCGAAGAGCTCGAACGCGCCGGTCGCCTGGGCGTGATCGGACGCTACGAGGTCACCGAGCCGAGCGCTTTCTTCCGCCGTCGCGGCGAACGGAATTCGCGCGCCCGCTTCCCCGGCGTGCCGCTGCGCTACGACACGCTCGACATCAACCCGCCCCTCGCGGGCGAAGCGCTCGCCGGCGACGGATTCGACCTGATCTTCGGGGTCAACGTCCTGCACGTCGCGCGCGACCTGCCGGCCACCCTCGCCGCTCTCGTCGGCCGCCTCAAGCCGGGAGGATGGCTGGTGGCCGGAGAGTGCATCCGCCTCTTCCCCGGTCAGCCGGTCGCCGCCGAGCTGGTGTTCCTCGCCCTCGAGGGCTTCGTCAACGTCGAGCTCGACCGCGAGCGCCGACCCAACCCCGGCTTCCTCACCCCGGAACAGTGGCTGCGCCTGTTCGCCGAGGCCGGTCTCTCGCCGGTCGAGATCGTTCCCGACCTCACCCGGGTCCGCGACCTCTACCCGCGGTTCCACACCGGCGCCATCTGCGGCCGCCGCGTCCGCTGA
- the folE gene encoding GTP cyclohydrolase I FolE, translating into MSDLPHDPVPLTSGPSGRDARDSEAGKLERIAAHVRGILEELGLDLQEANLRETDRRVARLYLEMFHGLSEGAEPKVTSFPNDEGYRAMVMEKKIPFFSLCSHHLVPFYGHAHMAYIPRDRILGLSKFARILEFYAKRPQLQERLTEQVADFLESSLSPLGVMVVVEARHLCVEMRGVKKPGAVTVTSAIRGAFHQKPVREEFLDLLRLG; encoded by the coding sequence ATGAGCGACCTCCCCCACGATCCGGTTCCCTTGACGAGCGGCCCCTCCGGCAGGGACGCGCGCGACAGCGAGGCCGGCAAGCTCGAGCGCATCGCTGCCCATGTCCGGGGCATCCTCGAGGAGCTCGGGCTCGATCTGCAGGAGGCCAACCTGCGCGAGACCGATCGCCGCGTGGCGCGCCTCTACCTCGAGATGTTCCACGGCCTGTCGGAAGGGGCCGAGCCGAAGGTCACCAGCTTCCCGAACGACGAAGGCTACCGGGCGATGGTGATGGAGAAGAAGATCCCCTTCTTCTCGCTCTGTTCGCATCATCTCGTGCCGTTCTACGGCCATGCGCACATGGCCTACATCCCGCGCGACCGCATCCTCGGGCTCTCGAAGTTCGCCCGCATCCTCGAGTTCTACGCCAAGCGGCCGCAGTTGCAGGAGCGGCTGACCGAGCAGGTCGCCGATTTCCTCGAGTCCTCGCTCTCGCCGCTCGGCGTGATGGTGGTGGTCGAGGCGCGGCATCTCTGCGTCGAGATGCGCGGCGTCAAGAAGCCCGGCGCGGTAACGGTGACTTCGGCGATTCGCGGGGCCTTCCACCAGAAGCCGGTGCGCGAAGAGTTCCTCGACCTGTTGCGGTTGGGCTGA
- a CDS encoding GWxTD domain-containing protein, whose product MSPRRQLPWVVLLLAAGCAAPSPRGRQVADLTNPALGPEYAQWLVGAISRLATPEEARRFLALGSDAEAERFVTQFWAQRDPKPATPENEALQLFESRSLEADRLLSESGFRGRRTDRGAVLILFGPPKKVDFEMSPDPRDPPIEVWFYDPGTVGIGGQQARLSYRFIHRGDLTETYRPRSSGGRPGLADAAEPRRSA is encoded by the coding sequence ATGTCGCCGCGTCGCCAGCTCCCTTGGGTGGTTCTCCTCCTGGCCGCAGGCTGCGCGGCGCCCTCGCCGCGCGGCCGCCAGGTCGCCGACCTCACCAACCCCGCCCTCGGCCCGGAGTACGCCCAGTGGCTGGTCGGGGCGATCTCGCGGCTCGCCACGCCGGAGGAGGCACGGCGCTTCCTCGCGCTGGGCTCCGACGCCGAGGCCGAGCGGTTCGTCACCCAGTTCTGGGCGCAGCGCGACCCCAAGCCGGCGACACCGGAGAACGAGGCGCTGCAGCTCTTCGAGAGCCGCTCGCTCGAGGCCGACCGGCTGCTCAGCGAGTCGGGATTCCGTGGCCGGCGCACCGACCGCGGTGCGGTGCTGATCCTCTTCGGCCCGCCGAAGAAGGTCGACTTCGAGATGAGCCCGGATCCGCGCGATCCGCCGATCGAGGTCTGGTTCTACGACCCCGGCACCGTCGGGATCGGTGGGCAGCAGGCCAGACTCTCGTATCGCTTCATCCATCGCGGCGATCTCACCGAGACCTATCGCCCCCGCTCGTCGGGCGGCCGCCCCGGCCTTGCCGACGCGGCCGAGCCGCGGAGATCCGCATGA
- a CDS encoding 3-oxoacyl-ACP synthase has protein sequence MTLPSAVLAGCGVAVPPLTIDNATMARVLETTDEWVRERSGIVTRHFVEEGVGAAELGAQAAQAALDDAGIAAGEIDYIVCATMTPDHYFPGCGTLIQQRLGAATVPALDLRQQCAGFAYGLQVVQALIASGVARCVLLVGTDVHTSLMPFSRRTWDVLLGRDDGPLSPEELAWNSRFRHLVVLFGDAAGAMVFRADGSGDGRGILGAELHGDGAHQGILYVPGVGSARRPFVSAEQLAAGDAVPVMEGRQVFKLAVTRMPEATLRLLQRHGYSTADLDLLVMHQANLRINEAAQKVLGLPDEKVHNNIQRYGNTTSATLPLCFHEAREHGKAKPGSLVAFAALGAGLHWGAVLLRL, from the coding sequence ATGACTCTCCCGTCTGCCGTGCTGGCCGGCTGCGGCGTCGCCGTGCCGCCGCTCACCATCGACAACGCCACGATGGCTCGCGTGCTCGAGACCACCGACGAATGGGTCCGCGAGCGCAGCGGCATCGTGACCCGGCACTTCGTCGAAGAGGGCGTCGGCGCCGCGGAGCTCGGCGCTCAGGCGGCTCAGGCGGCGCTCGACGACGCGGGGATCGCGGCGGGCGAGATCGACTACATCGTCTGCGCGACGATGACGCCCGACCACTACTTCCCGGGTTGCGGCACCCTCATCCAACAGCGGCTCGGCGCGGCGACCGTGCCGGCGCTCGACCTGCGCCAGCAGTGCGCCGGCTTCGCCTACGGGCTCCAGGTGGTGCAGGCGCTCATCGCCAGTGGCGTGGCGCGCTGCGTCCTGCTCGTCGGCACCGACGTGCACACCTCGTTGATGCCGTTCTCGCGGCGTACCTGGGACGTCCTGCTCGGCCGTGACGACGGCCCGCTCTCGCCCGAGGAGCTCGCCTGGAACTCGCGCTTCCGCCACCTCGTCGTCCTCTTCGGTGACGCGGCCGGCGCGATGGTCTTCCGGGCCGACGGCTCGGGAGACGGTCGCGGCATCCTCGGTGCCGAGTTGCACGGCGACGGTGCGCACCAGGGGATCCTCTACGTCCCGGGAGTCGGCTCGGCCCGTCGCCCCTTCGTCTCCGCCGAGCAACTGGCGGCGGGAGACGCCGTGCCGGTGATGGAGGGGCGCCAGGTCTTCAAGCTGGCGGTGACGCGGATGCCGGAGGCGACGCTTCGCCTTCTGCAGCGCCACGGCTACAGCACCGCCGACCTCGACCTGCTGGTGATGCACCAGGCCAATCTGCGGATCAACGAGGCGGCCCAGAAGGTCCTGGGGCTGCCCGACGAGAAGGTGCACAACAACATCCAGCGCTACGGCAACACCACCTCGGCGACGCTGCCGCTCTGCTTCCACGAAGCGCGGGAGCACGGCAAGGCCAAGCCCGGGTCGCTCGTGGCCTTCGCCGCGCTCGGTGCCGGGCTGCACTGGGGCGCCGTGCTGCTGCGCCTCTGA